The Proteus vulgaris genome has a segment encoding these proteins:
- the yqhD gene encoding iron-containing alcohol dehydrogenase, producing the protein MQNFTYYSPTRLHFGQGQIDKLRSEIGKNERILLTYGGGSIKRNGVLDQIYTALPGYQIHEFSGIEPNPSYETLMKAVSYARYHGITHLLAVGGGSVIDGTKFIAAAIPYKGEPWEIVTSRGKVIEKAIPLSCVLTLPATGTETNSFSVISRKQTMDKQSFASPHVYPHCAILDPTTTYSLPPRQTANGVVDAFIHILEQYLTYPVNARVQDEYAEGLLRILIDQGPKALTSPTDYDIRANIMWTASQALNGILGVGVPQDWATHALGHELTALHGLDHAQTLAIVLPALLNEKRQAKYEKLIQYAQKVWGINQGSDAFKIETAINETRKFFELMGLRTRLADFKITEEDIPALVHKLEEHGQTALGEHQDITLEVSQRIYTAAL; encoded by the coding sequence ATGCAAAACTTTACTTATTACTCGCCAACTCGCCTTCATTTTGGTCAAGGACAAATAGATAAACTTCGTTCTGAAATTGGGAAAAATGAAAGAATTCTACTTACTTACGGTGGTGGTAGTATTAAGCGCAATGGCGTATTAGATCAGATTTATACCGCTCTTCCAGGCTATCAAATTCATGAATTTAGTGGGATTGAACCCAACCCTTCTTATGAAACGCTAATGAAAGCTGTTTCTTATGCAAGATACCACGGTATTACACACTTACTAGCAGTCGGCGGTGGCTCAGTTATTGATGGTACAAAATTTATTGCTGCGGCTATACCTTATAAAGGTGAACCTTGGGAAATCGTGACAAGTCGCGGTAAAGTAATCGAAAAAGCGATACCTTTGAGTTGTGTATTGACACTGCCTGCGACCGGTACGGAAACTAACAGCTTCTCTGTTATTAGTAGAAAACAGACGATGGATAAGCAAAGCTTTGCCAGTCCTCATGTTTATCCTCATTGCGCGATTTTAGATCCAACAACAACTTATTCTTTACCGCCAAGACAAACCGCTAACGGTGTGGTTGATGCTTTTATTCATATATTAGAGCAATACCTCACTTATCCTGTGAATGCTCGTGTACAAGATGAGTATGCAGAAGGTCTTTTACGTATCTTGATAGATCAAGGACCAAAAGCGCTGACATCGCCTACAGATTATGATATCCGTGCTAATATAATGTGGACAGCATCACAAGCCCTTAATGGCATCCTTGGTGTTGGTGTTCCTCAAGATTGGGCTACGCATGCATTAGGTCATGAACTTACGGCTTTACATGGGCTAGATCATGCACAAACTCTCGCCATCGTTTTACCGGCCCTATTAAATGAAAAACGACAGGCTAAATATGAGAAGTTAATCCAATATGCACAAAAAGTTTGGGGTATAAACCAAGGTTCTGACGCTTTTAAAATTGAAACTGCGATTAATGAAACTCGAAAATTCTTTGAATTAATGGGACTTAGAACTCGACTGGCTGATTTCAAAATCACTGAAGAAGACATTCCTGCTTTAGTGCATAAATTGGAAGAGCATGGACAAACCGCACTAGGCGAGCATCAAGATATCACATTAGAAGTCAGTCAACGTATTTATACAGCAGCACTCTAA
- the ubiG_1 gene encoding methyltransferase, whose amino-acid sequence MESHYLTLNQEHWDKQAVMENQWSKPVNDEEIMAAKQGNWKVHLTPSPVKNEWLADIKGKKILCLASAGGQQAPILAAAGGIVTVFDLSEGQLSKDRQLAQEHQLNLVTVQGDMADLTAFTDESFDIIFHPISNLYVPDVNPVWQECYRVLKKGGVLMASFYNPVVFVDDRDPQLRSQGLIRPTYRLPYSDQGSLPLDILQEKVAKGDGLVFGHSLTDLIGGQLTAGFLLQDFVEEFAPHARFLIDSYIPTFLASKAIKL is encoded by the coding sequence ATGGAAAGTCATTATTTAACATTAAACCAAGAACACTGGGATAAACAAGCTGTAATGGAAAATCAGTGGTCTAAGCCTGTGAATGATGAAGAAATTATGGCGGCAAAGCAAGGCAACTGGAAAGTACATTTAACACCTAGTCCTGTTAAGAATGAGTGGTTAGCGGACATTAAAGGTAAAAAAATACTCTGTTTAGCGTCTGCTGGTGGACAACAAGCACCTATTTTGGCCGCCGCTGGTGGTATCGTAACCGTATTTGATTTATCAGAAGGGCAATTAAGTAAAGATCGCCAATTGGCACAAGAACATCAGTTAAATTTGGTAACAGTACAAGGTGATATGGCTGATTTAACTGCATTTACTGATGAAAGCTTTGATATTATTTTTCACCCTATCTCAAACTTATATGTGCCAGATGTGAATCCAGTGTGGCAAGAATGCTACCGTGTTTTGAAAAAAGGCGGTGTGCTGATGGCGAGTTTTTATAATCCAGTTGTATTTGTTGATGATAGAGATCCGCAATTGCGCTCACAGGGATTAATAAGACCAACTTATCGCTTACCATATAGCGATCAAGGTTCACTGCCTTTGGATATTCTGCAAGAAAAAGTTGCCAAAGGTGATGGGCTCGTATTTGGCCACTCTCTGACTGATCTTATTGGTGGACAGTTAACGGCAGGTTTTTTATTGCAAGATTTTGTTGAAGAATTTGCTCCTCATGCTCGTTTTCTCATTGACAGTTATATTCCAACATTTCTTGCTTCAAAAGCGATTAAGCTTTAA
- the yghB gene encoding DedA-family membrane protein, translated as MSTLKEIIHALMQHDYMVLANPNVLWVIYIVLFVIIMLENGVLPAAFLPGDTLLILCGALIAKDVLHFFPTIIILGTAASFGSWLGFLQGRWLSDTKIVKRWMAQLPEQYHHKANDLFHRQGLYALLIGRFIGFVRTLLPTLAGLSELQQRRFQIFNWLSGFLWVGIIVSLGYVLNLIPFIQKHETLVMNILMTLPVLLLSAGLIGSIVMYIRHRKNSTNNK; from the coding sequence ATGAGTACATTAAAAGAGATAATTCACGCATTAATGCAACACGATTATATGGTGTTGGCTAATCCTAATGTGTTATGGGTTATCTATATTGTTCTTTTTGTTATTATTATGCTGGAAAACGGGGTATTACCCGCCGCATTTTTACCTGGAGATACACTGCTTATTCTTTGCGGTGCCTTAATTGCAAAAGATGTTTTACACTTCTTTCCAACAATCATCATATTAGGTACTGCCGCCAGTTTTGGGAGTTGGCTTGGCTTTTTACAAGGTCGCTGGCTAAGTGATACAAAAATCGTTAAACGCTGGATGGCTCAATTACCAGAGCAATATCACCATAAAGCCAATGATCTTTTCCATCGACAAGGGTTGTATGCACTATTAATTGGTCGTTTCATCGGTTTTGTACGAACATTATTACCAACATTAGCGGGCTTATCGGAATTGCAACAACGTCGCTTCCAAATATTTAACTGGTTAAGTGGCTTTTTATGGGTAGGTATTATTGTTTCACTAGGTTATGTATTGAATTTAATTCCCTTCATTCAAAAGCATGAAACATTAGTGATGAATATTCTGATGACATTACCCGTCTTGCTTTTAAGCGCTGGCTTAATTGGTTCGATTGTGATGTATATTCGCCATCGCAAAAATAGCACCAACAATAAATAA
- the metC_3 gene encoding cystathionine beta-lyase, with translation MTLKKQETSLLLSGRDKKYAQSAVNPIIQRTSSVIFDSVAQKREATKKRAEGTLFYGRRGTTTHFALQEALTELEQGAGCALFPSGAAAITQSILAFVEQGSHILVTGSAYDPTQNFCDQILRKFSVTTTYFDPLIGKNISQLLRPETKIVFLESPGSITMEIQDLQGIVSSIRQYNPEIIIMIDNTWAAGYLLKPLTFDVDISIQSATKYINGHSDGMLGFAVANERCWEQLRENTYLLGQCVDPDTAYMTARGLRTLPVRMKQHEQSALEVARWLKQHPLVDNVYHPALASCPGHEYFQRDFSGSNGLFSFSLKRILTPEEFSLFLDNFSLFKMAFSWGGFESLILGYHPNDIKSMRQYETQSTFTGTLFRIHIGLENVDDLIEDLECAFLRIS, from the coding sequence ATGACGCTAAAAAAACAAGAAACCTCACTCCTCCTTTCTGGTCGAGATAAAAAATATGCCCAAAGCGCAGTAAACCCAATTATACAACGAACTTCATCCGTTATTTTTGATTCGGTTGCACAAAAACGTGAAGCAACGAAAAAACGTGCTGAAGGTACACTTTTTTATGGACGTCGAGGCACAACCACTCACTTTGCCTTACAAGAAGCCCTAACTGAATTAGAACAAGGTGCAGGTTGTGCACTTTTCCCTTCGGGTGCGGCAGCTATTACACAGTCAATACTCGCGTTTGTTGAGCAAGGCTCGCATATTCTTGTGACAGGATCAGCTTACGATCCAACACAAAATTTTTGTGATCAGATCTTGCGCAAATTTTCCGTCACAACAACCTATTTTGATCCTCTAATCGGTAAAAACATCAGTCAACTACTACGACCTGAAACAAAAATTGTTTTTCTTGAATCCCCCGGTTCAATCACGATGGAAATTCAAGATCTACAAGGAATAGTCAGCTCGATTCGCCAATATAATCCTGAAATCATTATAATGATTGATAACACTTGGGCGGCAGGATACCTGCTTAAACCACTTACTTTCGATGTCGATATTTCAATCCAATCTGCCACAAAATATATTAATGGCCACTCCGATGGCATGTTAGGTTTTGCTGTAGCGAATGAACGTTGTTGGGAGCAGTTACGAGAAAATACCTATTTATTAGGTCAATGTGTTGATCCTGATACTGCTTATATGACAGCGAGAGGATTAAGAACATTACCAGTGAGAATGAAGCAACATGAGCAAAGTGCATTGGAAGTTGCTCGTTGGCTAAAACAACACCCATTAGTTGATAATGTTTATCACCCTGCACTAGCCTCTTGCCCAGGGCATGAATATTTTCAACGTGATTTCTCCGGTAGCAACGGTTTGTTCTCTTTTAGTTTAAAGAGAATTTTAACGCCTGAAGAATTTTCACTTTTCTTAGATAACTTTTCATTATTTAAAATGGCATTTTCATGGGGAGGATTTGAATCTTTAATTTTAGGTTATCACCCCAATGATATTAAATCGATGCGCCAATATGAAACTCAATCCACATTTACAGGAACGTTATTTCGCATCCATATCGGATTAGAAAATGTAGACGATCTTATTGAAGATCTAGAGTGCGCGTTTTTACGTATTTCCTAA
- the exbB_1 gene encoding biopolymer transport protein: MRNLTASILLAIGLTGSAFADTTPATPTEQPTTAAVSSTASTQGTATTATPTTDSSANTGNEVKTPGSEPAKLEGENTSLTTAENAENTPPATENMSSQVEPEMVTGGGFAEDLSVMGMYRNADLVVKSVMIGLLLASIVTWALFFAKGSYLLSLRRRLRNETAQLVDAKSLNDALAISKKFGNKSATADFFNDAELERTYSQESKVASGIKERVEMRMERRVAAIVRELGRGNGYLATIGAISPFIGLFGTVWEL, translated from the coding sequence ATGCGTAATTTGACAGCTTCTATTCTATTGGCAATAGGTCTGACAGGCTCTGCTTTTGCGGATACGACTCCTGCCACACCAACCGAACAGCCAACTACTGCTGCCGTTTCTTCAACAGCTTCTACACAGGGAACTGCTACAACCGCAACACCGACAACAGACTCATCTGCTAATACAGGCAATGAAGTTAAAACGCCGGGATCTGAACCGGCTAAGCTTGAGGGTGAAAATACATCACTTACAACGGCTGAAAACGCAGAAAATACTCCGCCAGCGACAGAAAATATGTCATCACAAGTAGAGCCAGAAATGGTGACAGGGGGAGGATTTGCAGAAGATCTGTCCGTTATGGGCATGTATCGTAATGCCGATTTAGTCGTTAAGAGCGTTATGATTGGCTTACTGTTAGCGTCTATTGTGACGTGGGCATTATTTTTCGCCAAAGGAAGCTACTTACTTTCATTGCGTCGTCGATTAAGAAATGAAACAGCGCAATTAGTTGATGCTAAATCACTTAATGATGCTTTAGCTATTAGCAAAAAATTCGGTAATAAGAGCGCGACGGCTGATTTCTTTAATGATGCTGAATTAGAGCGTACTTACTCTCAAGAAAGTAAAGTGGCATCAGGCATTAAAGAACGTGTTGAAATGCGTATGGAACGTCGAGTTGCTGCTATTGTTCGTGAGTTAGGCCGTGGTAATGGCTACTTAGCTACTATTGGCGCAATTTCTCCATTTATTGGTCTTTTTGGTACGGTTTGGGAATTATGA
- the exbB_2 gene encoding biopolymer transport protein, which translates to MNSFIGIAHSQTTNLAVVAPGIAEALLATAIGLIAAIPAVIIYNIFARMIAGYRGEIGDIATGVVTLVSRDLDIENSKAR; encoded by the coding sequence ATGAACAGCTTTATTGGTATTGCACATTCTCAAACGACTAACTTGGCGGTTGTTGCTCCAGGGATTGCTGAAGCCTTATTAGCGACTGCGATTGGTCTGATTGCTGCAATTCCGGCCGTTATCATTTATAACATTTTTGCTCGTATGATCGCAGGCTATCGTGGTGAAATTGGTGATATTGCAACAGGTGTGGTGACATTAGTTAGCCGTGACTTAGATATCGAAAACAGCAAAGCAAGGTAA
- the exbD gene encoding biopolymer transport protein gives MAMRLGDDSGDDNELHDINVTPFIDVMLVLLIIFMVAAPLATVDIKVNLPASSAKPQPRPEKPVYLTIKSDKQIFIGEERVTHETMANVLDTMTQANKETTIFFQADKTVDYETLMAAMDSLRKAGYLKVGLVGMETVSTGN, from the coding sequence ATGGCAATGCGTCTTGGTGATGATTCAGGTGATGATAATGAATTACATGATATCAATGTGACGCCTTTTATTGATGTCATGTTGGTTCTGCTCATTATCTTTATGGTAGCCGCGCCTTTAGCTACCGTTGATATAAAAGTAAATTTACCCGCTTCAAGTGCAAAACCACAGCCTCGCCCTGAAAAGCCTGTTTATTTGACCATAAAGTCTGATAAGCAAATTTTCATTGGTGAAGAGAGGGTCACACATGAAACGATGGCTAATGTGTTAGATACCATGACACAAGCAAACAAGGAGACCACCATCTTTTTCCAGGCAGATAAAACGGTTGATTATGAAACGTTAATGGCTGCAATGGATTCGTTAAGAAAGGCGGGGTATCTTAAAGTTGGATTAGTAGGAATGGAAACTGTCTCTACAGGCAATTAA
- the hyb0_1 gene encoding hydrogenase 2 small subunit yields MALGNNVFSHHGINRRDFMKLCAALSATMGLSGKAAAEMSEAMVSTERPPVIWIGAQECTGCTESLLRATHPTLENLVLDVIALEYHEVLSSAFGDQAEENKHNAMEKYKGKYVLVVDGSIPDKDGGVYCMVAGKPIIEHIKEAAEGAAAIIAIGSCSAWGGSACYWR; encoded by the coding sequence ATGGCCTTGGGGAATAATGTTTTTTCCCATCATGGTATTAACCGACGCGATTTTATGAAATTGTGTGCTGCGTTGTCAGCTACCATGGGATTAAGCGGCAAAGCTGCCGCAGAAATGTCAGAAGCAATGGTGTCAACTGAACGCCCACCGGTTATTTGGATTGGTGCTCAGGAGTGTACAGGGTGTACGGAGTCTTTATTACGTGCGACTCACCCGACTCTGGAAAATCTTGTGCTTGATGTTATTGCACTCGAATATCACGAAGTGCTTTCTTCGGCTTTTGGTGATCAAGCTGAAGAAAATAAACACAATGCGATGGAGAAATATAAAGGTAAGTACGTTCTCGTTGTCGATGGTTCAATCCCAGACAAAGATGGCGGTGTTTACTGTATGGTTGCAGGAAAACCTATTATTGAGCATATCAAAGAAGCCGCTGAAGGGGCCGCTGCGATTATTGCGATTGGTTCATGTTCTGCATGGGGGGGGAGTGCCTGCTACTGGAGGTAA
- the hyb0_2 gene encoding hydrogenase 2 small subunit — translation MPATGGNPTGAKSLEAILPGKTVINIPGCPPNPHNFLATVAHIITFNKLPKLDSKNRPLFAYERLIHENCERRPHFDAGRFAKEFGDEGHRQGWCLYHLGCKGPETYGNCPTLEFCDVGGGIWPVGIGHPCYGCNEEGIGFTKGIFQLANVYQPTPKAQVPDVNAKEGGGVSYGAAGLLGAVVGAVAGVSVMAVRQLGRDKNATGASQEDKR, via the coding sequence GTGCCTGCTACTGGAGGTAACCCAACAGGTGCTAAATCACTGGAAGCGATTTTACCAGGTAAAACTGTTATCAATATTCCAGGATGCCCACCAAACCCACATAACTTCTTAGCGACGGTTGCACATATTATTACTTTCAATAAATTGCCTAAGTTAGATAGCAAGAACAGACCGCTTTTTGCTTATGAGCGTTTAATTCACGAAAACTGTGAACGTCGCCCTCATTTTGACGCGGGTCGTTTTGCTAAAGAGTTTGGTGATGAAGGTCATCGTCAAGGTTGGTGTTTATACCATTTAGGCTGTAAAGGGCCTGAAACCTATGGTAACTGCCCGACATTGGAATTCTGCGATGTTGGTGGTGGAATTTGGCCTGTAGGTATTGGTCACCCTTGTTACGGATGTAATGAAGAAGGGATTGGCTTTACTAAAGGTATTTTCCAATTAGCGAATGTTTATCAGCCAACACCAAAAGCGCAAGTACCTGATGTTAATGCGAAAGAAGGTGGTGGCGTGTCTTATGGTGCTGCGGGCTTGCTCGGTGCTGTTGTCGGTGCGGTTGCCGGTGTCAGTGTGATGGCTGTGCGTCAATTAGGCCGTGACAAGAATGCCACAGGAGCCTCACAGGAGGATAAACGGTGA
- the hybA gene encoding hydrogenase 2 protein HybA, translating to MNRRHFFKLASGGVLLAGMAPTASHAAAQNRPPIPGSLGMLYDSTLCVGCQACVTKCQEINHPEPMERGDTYANGDPIWSNNDKLSPYTNNIIQIWRDGTGENKDQLENGYAFIKKQCMHCVDANCVSVCPVSALTKDPKTGIVHYHADICTGCRYCMVGCPYNIPKYDYDDPFGKLYKCELCNQKGVERLDKGLLPGCVEVCPTGAVIFGTREELLEEAKRRLAKKAGEEYHYPRQTISGGDTYLHKIPEYQDHIYGEFEGGGTQVMVLSAVPFDNLGMPEVAPLSTGARSEHIQHTLYKGMVLPIAALAGITYLVNRNSKKQEQEHHKEDNDVES from the coding sequence GTGAATAGGCGTCATTTCTTTAAGCTGGCATCAGGTGGGGTTCTCCTTGCGGGAATGGCTCCCACTGCGAGTCATGCTGCGGCGCAGAACCGTCCCCCGATTCCTGGGTCTCTCGGTATGCTCTACGACTCTACATTATGTGTAGGCTGTCAAGCATGTGTCACTAAATGTCAGGAAATCAATCATCCGGAGCCAATGGAGCGTGGTGATACTTACGCTAATGGCGATCCGATTTGGTCAAACAACGATAAATTAAGTCCTTACACAAATAATATTATTCAAATTTGGCGTGATGGTACGGGTGAAAATAAAGACCAACTGGAAAACGGTTATGCTTTCATTAAGAAACAATGTATGCATTGTGTTGATGCGAACTGCGTTTCCGTTTGCCCTGTTTCTGCGTTAACCAAAGATCCAAAAACCGGTATTGTCCATTATCACGCGGATATCTGTACAGGTTGTCGTTACTGTATGGTGGGATGCCCTTATAACATTCCAAAATACGATTATGATGATCCATTTGGTAAGCTCTATAAATGCGAGCTTTGTAACCAAAAAGGTGTTGAGCGTTTAGATAAAGGCTTATTACCAGGCTGTGTTGAAGTTTGTCCTACTGGTGCAGTTATTTTCGGTACACGCGAAGAATTGCTAGAAGAAGCAAAACGTCGTTTAGCGAAAAAAGCGGGTGAAGAATATCATTACCCACGTCAAACCATTAGTGGTGGCGATACTTATCTACATAAAATTCCTGAATATCAAGATCATATCTATGGTGAGTTTGAAGGTGGCGGTACGCAAGTCATGGTACTTTCTGCGGTTCCTTTCGACAATTTAGGAATGCCAGAAGTGGCACCATTATCAACGGGTGCGCGTTCTGAACATATTCAACATACGCTTTATAAAGGCATGGTATTACCAATAGCAGCCCTTGCAGGGATCACCTATTTGGTTAACCGTAATAGTAAAAAACAAGAGCAGGAACACCACAAGGAGGATAACGATGTCGAGTCATGA
- the hybB gene encoding putative hydrogenase 2 b cytochrome subunit translates to MSSHDPRPLGGKLFTLAVRVFLPLAVLGFILIGKRLVLGLGDVSDLNGGYPWGIWIAFDLLIGTGFACGGWALAWAVYVFNKGEFHPLVRPALLASLFGYSLGGLSIAIDIGRYWNMPHFFMPQYFNVNSVLFETATCMTIYIMVMALEFLPALLERLGWKVSLKRLNKAMFFIIGLGALLPTMHQSSMGSLMISAGWKVHPLWQSYEMLPLFSLLTAFILGFTIVIFEGSLLKASRTMNDDETPLFTKLTRVIEVLLITFLVLRWGEVIWNGKLSYIANGDMFSWLFIAESALLLIPLVLMHLNDNRRNPRMLFVCALFMLIGAAMWRMNYSLVAYNPGNGYHYFPTASELLISIGFVAFEVTAYILIIRLLPVLPAQTDSNIQLKKAEVKS, encoded by the coding sequence ATGTCGAGTCATGATCCTCGTCCACTTGGCGGTAAGTTATTTACTCTAGCAGTAAGAGTATTTTTACCGCTTGCTGTGCTCGGTTTTATTCTTATTGGTAAGCGTTTGGTATTAGGTCTGGGCGATGTCTCTGACCTGAATGGGGGATACCCTTGGGGTATTTGGATTGCCTTTGACTTATTGATAGGAACAGGCTTTGCATGTGGCGGTTGGGCACTTGCATGGGCTGTTTATGTCTTTAATAAAGGGGAGTTTCACCCATTAGTGCGTCCTGCATTACTCGCGAGCTTGTTTGGCTATTCATTAGGTGGTTTATCCATCGCTATTGATATTGGTCGTTATTGGAACATGCCTCACTTCTTTATGCCGCAATACTTTAACGTTAACTCAGTGTTGTTTGAAACAGCGACCTGTATGACCATTTATATTATGGTGATGGCATTAGAATTCTTACCTGCGTTATTAGAACGTTTAGGTTGGAAAGTGTCGTTGAAACGTCTTAATAAAGCGATGTTCTTTATTATTGGTCTTGGTGCTTTACTGCCAACCATGCACCAATCCTCAATGGGATCATTAATGATTTCAGCGGGTTGGAAAGTACATCCACTGTGGCAATCTTATGAGATGTTACCGCTGTTTTCTTTACTAACAGCCTTTATTCTCGGTTTCACTATCGTTATTTTTGAAGGTTCGCTGTTAAAAGCAAGCCGTACCATGAATGATGACGAAACACCATTGTTTACCAAGCTAACACGAGTGATCGAAGTGTTATTGATTACTTTCTTGGTACTACGTTGGGGCGAGGTAATTTGGAACGGTAAACTCAGTTATATCGCAAATGGGGATATGTTCTCTTGGTTATTCATTGCTGAAAGTGCATTGTTGCTTATCCCACTTGTGCTTATGCATCTGAATGATAATCGTCGTAACCCAAGAATGTTGTTTGTATGCGCATTATTTATGCTTATTGGCGCAGCAATGTGGCGTATGAATTACTCTTTAGTTGCTTATAATCCAGGCAATGGTTACCACTATTTCCCAACAGCAAGTGAATTATTGATTTCTATTGGCTTCGTTGCATTTGAAGTAACTGCTTACATTCTTATTATCCGTTTATTGCCGGTTTTACCTGCACAAACAGATTCAAATATACAATTAAAAAAGGCTGAGGTTAAATCATGA
- the hybC gene encoding hydrogenase 2 large subunit — translation MSQRITIDPITRIEGHLRVDCEIDNGKVVKAWSSGTMWRGMEEILKGSDPRDAWIIVQRICGVCTTVHAIASVRAVEDALGMDIPVNAQYIRNIILASHILHDHIVHFYQLSAMDWVDITSALQADPEKASAMLKGVSKWQLNSAEEFRKVQKKIQGLVDSGQLGIFANGYWGHSAMKLPPEVNLIAVAHYLQALECQRDANRIVAVLGGKTPHIQNLAVGGVANPINLDAPSVLNLERLMYVKHFIDNLGDFIEQVYKVDTAIFAAYYPEWLKIGKGANYYLSVPELPINGNNTEFLLSGGYMEGVDFSTYRPIKNWKDENLKDGIEESGKHAWYEDDEPLKPWEGLTRPKYTGWDENNKYSWVKSPTFYGKPVEVGTLAWLVCGLAGKHEGTVKHYNEVNEIYTKLTGETLVNEQLESTWGRIIGRTVHACVLQDSLNFLWQSLVDNIGRGDTTAFIKPEFEPGKEYRGVGFEEASRGMLSHWIVFKDGKITNYQAVVPSTWNAGPRNFNDEPGPYELSLVGTPVADPKKPLEVVRTIHSFDPCMACAVHMVDLTGKELSKVKVL, via the coding sequence ATGAGCCAACGCATTACTATTGATCCTATTACCCGTATTGAAGGGCATTTACGCGTCGATTGTGAAATTGATAACGGAAAAGTTGTTAAGGCTTGGTCTTCCGGTACCATGTGGCGCGGAATGGAGGAGATCCTAAAAGGAAGCGATCCTCGTGATGCATGGATTATCGTGCAACGTATTTGTGGTGTTTGTACGACAGTTCACGCGATTGCCTCAGTACGTGCAGTTGAAGATGCCTTAGGTATGGATATTCCTGTCAATGCGCAATATATCCGTAACATTATTTTGGCTTCTCATATTCTTCATGACCATATCGTTCACTTCTATCAGCTTTCTGCGATGGACTGGGTTGATATTACTTCTGCATTACAAGCCGATCCTGAAAAAGCATCAGCGATGCTGAAAGGCGTTTCTAAGTGGCAATTAAATTCTGCTGAAGAATTTAGAAAAGTACAGAAAAAAATCCAAGGTTTAGTAGATAGCGGTCAGTTAGGTATTTTCGCTAATGGTTATTGGGGTCACTCAGCCATGAAATTACCACCAGAAGTTAACTTGATTGCCGTTGCTCACTATCTGCAAGCTCTTGAATGTCAGCGTGATGCAAACCGTATCGTTGCTGTTCTTGGTGGTAAAACACCTCATATCCAAAACTTGGCTGTGGGGGGGGTTGCTAACCCAATTAATCTTGATGCACCAAGTGTTCTTAACTTAGAACGTTTAATGTATGTGAAGCACTTTATCGATAATCTTGGTGATTTTATTGAACAAGTTTATAAAGTCGATACCGCTATTTTTGCTGCTTATTATCCAGAGTGGCTAAAAATTGGTAAAGGAGCTAACTACTATTTATCTGTACCTGAGTTACCAATCAATGGTAATAACACCGAGTTTTTACTGTCTGGTGGTTATATGGAAGGCGTTGATTTCTCAACGTATCGTCCAATTAAAAACTGGAAAGATGAAAACCTGAAAGACGGTATAGAAGAAAGTGGTAAACACGCATGGTATGAAGATGATGAACCATTAAAACCATGGGAAGGCTTAACTCGTCCTAAATACACAGGCTGGGATGAAAACAATAAATACTCATGGGTTAAATCACCAACATTCTATGGCAAACCTGTAGAAGTCGGCACATTAGCGTGGTTAGTGTGTGGTTTAGCAGGTAAGCACGAAGGTACTGTTAAGCACTATAACGAAGTTAATGAGATATATACTAAATTAACAGGTGAAACACTGGTTAATGAGCAGTTAGAGTCAACTTGGGGACGTATTATTGGACGTACTGTTCATGCTTGCGTATTACAAGATTCTCTGAACTTCTTATGGCAATCACTGGTTGATAATATTGGTCGTGGTGACACAACTGCCTTTATTAAACCAGAGTTTGAACCAGGTAAAGAGTATCGTGGGGTGGGTTTTGAAGAAGCCTCTCGCGGTATGTTATCTCACTGGATCGTGTTTAAAGACGGTAAAATTACTAACTATCAGGCCGTTGTTCCATCAACATGGAATGCGGGTCCTCGTAACTTTAATGATGAACCGGGTCCTTATGAGTTATCACTTGTTGGTACACCTGTTGCTGATCCTAAAAAACCATTAGAAGTG